A genomic window from Brassica oleracea var. oleracea cultivar TO1000 chromosome C8, BOL, whole genome shotgun sequence includes:
- the LOC106312225 gene encoding probable LRR receptor-like serine/threonine-protein kinase At1g51820 isoform X2: protein MERHCVFIATAVMMIYLVQAQDTTGFINVDCGLPPYESPYNTTTTGLAYTSDTDFVNSGKTGRIAKEFEPDYDEPILTLRYFPEGIRNCYHLNVTRDINYMIKATFVYGNYDNANDDPSFDLYFGPIFWVTVCLVRTGATVPFINVLELRPLPKTDYVTPRGGSLNLIFRVYLSNSGFGIRYPEDIYDRTWNSYFDKELWAEVTTNLTVNVDKSNELPHGVMATGATPLNEKDALNMTWDVEPPTAKSYIYMYFAELKTLRANDTREFNMTLNGKYLSGPYSPIPLEAQTITAEEQQCDEGACLLQLVKTLNSSLPPLLNAMEIFTVIDFPQMETNDDDVAGIKSIQDTYGLSRISWQGDPCVPEKFLWDGLNCDNSKNSSPPIITSLDLSSSNLTGNITQAIENLSHLQKLNLSNNNLTGEIPEFLAYIKSLLVIDLTGNNFTGSVPPSLLQKKGMELNVDNNPHLLCAADSCVNKEENGHTKKSIVVPVVASISSLAVLVVAIFIFLVLKKKKAAKVEGRRPSYMNASHSGSSQPEIMMKNRRFTYSEVMSMTNNFQRVIGKGGFGIVYHGFVNGTEQVAVKILSHSSSQGYKQFKAEVELLLRVHHKNLVSLVGYCDEGENLTLIYEYMANGDLKEHMSGTRNRFILNWGTRLKIVIEAAHGLEYLHNGCRPPMVHRDVKTTNILLNEHFEAKLADFGLSRSFPTEGETHVSTVVAGTPGYLDPEYYRTNWLTEKSDVYSFGIVLLEIITNRPVMDQSREKPHIAEWVGLMLTEGDITSIMDPSLNGLYDSGSVWKALELAMSCVNPSSTRRPTMSEVIIGLNECLANENSRGGAGRDMDSKSSIEVSLILGSEVSPTAR from the exons GATTCATCAATGTGGATTGCGGTTTACCCCCTTATGAATCTCCTTACAACACAACCACGACCGGTTTAGCATATACATCAGATACCGATTTCGTTAACAGTGGGAAAACTGGTAGAATCGCCAAAGAATTTGAACCGGACTACGATGAGCCCATTTTGACACTCAGATATTTTCCAGAAGGAATAAGAAACTGCTACCATCTAAATGTGACCCGGGACATCAACTATATGATCAAGGCCACATTCGTATATGGGAATTACGATAATGCTAATGACGACCCGAGCTTCGACCTTTATTTCGGTCCAATTTTTTGGGTAACG GTATGTCTTGTTAGGACAGGAGCAACTGTACCTTTCATAAATGTCTTGGAGCTACGACCATTGCCGAAAACTGATTATGTTACACCAAGGGGCGGGTCGTTGAACCTTATATTCAGGGTGTATCTTAGCAATTCCGGTTTTGGAATACG GTATCCAGAAGATATCTATGACAGAACATGGAATTCATACTTCGATAAGGAGTTATGGGCAGAAGTAACAACGAATCTGACAGTAAACGTTGATAAAAGTAATGAATTACCACATGGCGTAATGGCAACGGGCGCAACACCTCTAAACGAGAAAGACGCATTGAACATGACATGGGACGTTGAGCCTCCAACTGCAAAGTCTTACATCTACATGTACTTTGCAGAACTTAAGACTCTAAGGGCCAACGATACAAGGGAATTTAATATGACGCTGAATGGAAAATATCTATCTGGACCTTATAGTCCCATACCATTAGAAGCCCAAACCATCACAGCCGAAGAGCAGCAATGCGATGAAGGGGCATGTCTTTTGCAGCTTGTGAAGACGTTAAACTCATCTCTTCCGCCTCTACTTAATGCTATGGAGATTTTCACTGTGATTGATTTCCCCCAAATGGAGACAAATGACGATGACG TTGCTGGCATAAAGAGTATTCAAGATACTTATGGATTGAGTAGAATAAGTTGGCAAGGAGATCCGTGTGTCCCCGAAAAGTTTTTGTGGGACGGCCTAAACTGCGACAACTCAAAAAATTCGTCGCCACCAATAATCACTTCCTT AGACTTATCTTCAAGTAATTTAACCGGGAACATCACGCAAGCCATTGAAAATCTCTCTCACCTTCAAAAATT GAACTTGTCAAATAACAATTTGACTGGAGAAATACCTGAATTTCTGGCTTACATAAAATCACTCTTGGTCAT AGACTTGACTGGTAATAATTTCACTGGCTCGGTTCCTCCCTCACTTCTTCAGAAAAAAGGAATGGAGTTAAA TGTCGACAACAACCCGCATCTTCTGTGCGCAGCTGATTCATGTGTGAACAAAGAAGAGAATGGACATACGAAAAAGAGTATTGTTGTACCAGTGGTTGCATCAATTTCCTCACTAGCCGTTCTTGTAGTTGCAATCTTCATATTCCTAGTTCTCAAAAAGAAAAAGGCAGCAAAAGTTGAAG GGCGAAGACCATCATATATGAACGCGTCACATAGTGGATCATCTCAACCGGAAATAATGATGAAGAATAGAAGGTTTACTTACTCAGAAGTTATGTCGATGACAAATAACTTCCAAAGAGTCATTGGTAAAGGAGGGTTTGGAATTGTTTATCATGGTTTTGTGAACGGTACAGAACAAGTAGCTGTTAAGATTCTTTCTCATTCATCATCTCAAGGATATAAGCAATTCAAAGCTGAG GTAGAACTTCTTCTTAGAGTTCATCACAAGAATTTGGTCAGTCTTGTTGGATATTGTGACGAAGGAGAGAACTTGACTCTCATTTATGAATACATGGCCAATGGAGATTTAAAAGAACATATGTCAG GGACACGTAACCGCTTTATTTTAAATTGGGGAACTAGACTAAAAATAGTCATCGAAGCTGCACATG GACTCGAGTATTTGCATAATGGATGCAGACCGCCAATGGTTCACAGAGACGTCAAAACAACAAATATATTGTTGAATGAACACTTTGAGGCGAAACTTGCTGATTTTGGGCTTTCAAGGTCATTTCCTACCGAAGGTGAAACTCATGTGTCAACAGTTGTTGCTGGTACTCCTGGATATCTAGATCCTGA ATACTATAGAACAAACTGGTTGACAGAGAAGAGTGATGTTTATAGTTTTGGGATTGTACTATTGGAGATCATCACAAACCGACCTGTGATGGACCAAAGCCGTGAAAAGCCACATATAGCAGAATGGGTGGGGTTAATGCTTACAGAAGGAGACATCACAAGCATTATGGATCCAAGTCTAAATGGACTTTATGATTCTGGTTCCGTTTGGAAAGCTCTTGAGCTAGCAATGTCTTGCGTGAATCCTTCTTCAACGAGAAGACCTACCATGTCTGAAGTTATTATTGGATTAAACGAGTGTCTAGCAAATGAAAATTCAAGAGGAGGAGCGGGTAGGGACATGGATTCAAAGAGTTCCATAGAAGTGAGCTTGATCCTTGGTAGTGAAGTGAGCCCAACGGCTCGGTAG
- the LOC106312225 gene encoding probable LRR receptor-like serine/threonine-protein kinase At1g51820 isoform X1 has protein sequence MERHCVFIATAVMMIYLVQAQDTTGFINVDCGLPPYESPYNTTTTGLAYTSDTDFVNSGKTGRIAKEFEPDYDEPILTLRYFPEGIRNCYHLNVTRDINYMIKATFVYGNYDNANDDPSFDLYFGPIFWVTVSSNNTREEIIHVTKSNSLQVCLVRTGATVPFINVLELRPLPKTDYVTPRGGSLNLIFRVYLSNSGFGIRYPEDIYDRTWNSYFDKELWAEVTTNLTVNVDKSNELPHGVMATGATPLNEKDALNMTWDVEPPTAKSYIYMYFAELKTLRANDTREFNMTLNGKYLSGPYSPIPLEAQTITAEEQQCDEGACLLQLVKTLNSSLPPLLNAMEIFTVIDFPQMETNDDDVAGIKSIQDTYGLSRISWQGDPCVPEKFLWDGLNCDNSKNSSPPIITSLDLSSSNLTGNITQAIENLSHLQKLNLSNNNLTGEIPEFLAYIKSLLVIDLTGNNFTGSVPPSLLQKKGMELNVDNNPHLLCAADSCVNKEENGHTKKSIVVPVVASISSLAVLVVAIFIFLVLKKKKAAKVEGRRPSYMNASHSGSSQPEIMMKNRRFTYSEVMSMTNNFQRVIGKGGFGIVYHGFVNGTEQVAVKILSHSSSQGYKQFKAEVELLLRVHHKNLVSLVGYCDEGENLTLIYEYMANGDLKEHMSGTRNRFILNWGTRLKIVIEAAHGLEYLHNGCRPPMVHRDVKTTNILLNEHFEAKLADFGLSRSFPTEGETHVSTVVAGTPGYLDPEYYRTNWLTEKSDVYSFGIVLLEIITNRPVMDQSREKPHIAEWVGLMLTEGDITSIMDPSLNGLYDSGSVWKALELAMSCVNPSSTRRPTMSEVIIGLNECLANENSRGGAGRDMDSKSSIEVSLILGSEVSPTAR, from the exons GATTCATCAATGTGGATTGCGGTTTACCCCCTTATGAATCTCCTTACAACACAACCACGACCGGTTTAGCATATACATCAGATACCGATTTCGTTAACAGTGGGAAAACTGGTAGAATCGCCAAAGAATTTGAACCGGACTACGATGAGCCCATTTTGACACTCAGATATTTTCCAGAAGGAATAAGAAACTGCTACCATCTAAATGTGACCCGGGACATCAACTATATGATCAAGGCCACATTCGTATATGGGAATTACGATAATGCTAATGACGACCCGAGCTTCGACCTTTATTTCGGTCCAATTTTTTGGGTAACGGTGAGTAGTAATAATACTAGAGAGGAGATCATCCATGTGACGAAATCCAATTCGTTACAGGTATGTCTTGTTAGGACAGGAGCAACTGTACCTTTCATAAATGTCTTGGAGCTACGACCATTGCCGAAAACTGATTATGTTACACCAAGGGGCGGGTCGTTGAACCTTATATTCAGGGTGTATCTTAGCAATTCCGGTTTTGGAATACG GTATCCAGAAGATATCTATGACAGAACATGGAATTCATACTTCGATAAGGAGTTATGGGCAGAAGTAACAACGAATCTGACAGTAAACGTTGATAAAAGTAATGAATTACCACATGGCGTAATGGCAACGGGCGCAACACCTCTAAACGAGAAAGACGCATTGAACATGACATGGGACGTTGAGCCTCCAACTGCAAAGTCTTACATCTACATGTACTTTGCAGAACTTAAGACTCTAAGGGCCAACGATACAAGGGAATTTAATATGACGCTGAATGGAAAATATCTATCTGGACCTTATAGTCCCATACCATTAGAAGCCCAAACCATCACAGCCGAAGAGCAGCAATGCGATGAAGGGGCATGTCTTTTGCAGCTTGTGAAGACGTTAAACTCATCTCTTCCGCCTCTACTTAATGCTATGGAGATTTTCACTGTGATTGATTTCCCCCAAATGGAGACAAATGACGATGACG TTGCTGGCATAAAGAGTATTCAAGATACTTATGGATTGAGTAGAATAAGTTGGCAAGGAGATCCGTGTGTCCCCGAAAAGTTTTTGTGGGACGGCCTAAACTGCGACAACTCAAAAAATTCGTCGCCACCAATAATCACTTCCTT AGACTTATCTTCAAGTAATTTAACCGGGAACATCACGCAAGCCATTGAAAATCTCTCTCACCTTCAAAAATT GAACTTGTCAAATAACAATTTGACTGGAGAAATACCTGAATTTCTGGCTTACATAAAATCACTCTTGGTCAT AGACTTGACTGGTAATAATTTCACTGGCTCGGTTCCTCCCTCACTTCTTCAGAAAAAAGGAATGGAGTTAAA TGTCGACAACAACCCGCATCTTCTGTGCGCAGCTGATTCATGTGTGAACAAAGAAGAGAATGGACATACGAAAAAGAGTATTGTTGTACCAGTGGTTGCATCAATTTCCTCACTAGCCGTTCTTGTAGTTGCAATCTTCATATTCCTAGTTCTCAAAAAGAAAAAGGCAGCAAAAGTTGAAG GGCGAAGACCATCATATATGAACGCGTCACATAGTGGATCATCTCAACCGGAAATAATGATGAAGAATAGAAGGTTTACTTACTCAGAAGTTATGTCGATGACAAATAACTTCCAAAGAGTCATTGGTAAAGGAGGGTTTGGAATTGTTTATCATGGTTTTGTGAACGGTACAGAACAAGTAGCTGTTAAGATTCTTTCTCATTCATCATCTCAAGGATATAAGCAATTCAAAGCTGAG GTAGAACTTCTTCTTAGAGTTCATCACAAGAATTTGGTCAGTCTTGTTGGATATTGTGACGAAGGAGAGAACTTGACTCTCATTTATGAATACATGGCCAATGGAGATTTAAAAGAACATATGTCAG GGACACGTAACCGCTTTATTTTAAATTGGGGAACTAGACTAAAAATAGTCATCGAAGCTGCACATG GACTCGAGTATTTGCATAATGGATGCAGACCGCCAATGGTTCACAGAGACGTCAAAACAACAAATATATTGTTGAATGAACACTTTGAGGCGAAACTTGCTGATTTTGGGCTTTCAAGGTCATTTCCTACCGAAGGTGAAACTCATGTGTCAACAGTTGTTGCTGGTACTCCTGGATATCTAGATCCTGA ATACTATAGAACAAACTGGTTGACAGAGAAGAGTGATGTTTATAGTTTTGGGATTGTACTATTGGAGATCATCACAAACCGACCTGTGATGGACCAAAGCCGTGAAAAGCCACATATAGCAGAATGGGTGGGGTTAATGCTTACAGAAGGAGACATCACAAGCATTATGGATCCAAGTCTAAATGGACTTTATGATTCTGGTTCCGTTTGGAAAGCTCTTGAGCTAGCAATGTCTTGCGTGAATCCTTCTTCAACGAGAAGACCTACCATGTCTGAAGTTATTATTGGATTAAACGAGTGTCTAGCAAATGAAAATTCAAGAGGAGGAGCGGGTAGGGACATGGATTCAAAGAGTTCCATAGAAGTGAGCTTGATCCTTGGTAGTGAAGTGAGCCCAACGGCTCGGTAG
- the LOC106312226 gene encoding branchpoint-bridging protein, translating into MESSSKHMVSLLKIESPTSGWVKPLKDLLKTIDGVAFKIDKRSKTVYIYGKTNPEIILEKIAKAGQKAEIVWSDHKQRKKPLDNQRGHPMQQCNNYHQQYYNGPPPPWMYQQPPPYQSYALPPPYPLQLNPPPPLPVPSGPQPKEPAAKSFPPTPPPPKNFTMGDLHPGCGIM; encoded by the exons ATGGAATCATCTTCTAAGCACATG GTAAGTCTCTTGAAGATTGAATCTCCTACGTCCGGATGGGTGAAACCCTTGAAAGATTTGCTCAAAACCATTGATG GTGTTGCTTTCAAGATAGACAAACGAAGTAAAACGGTATACATATATGGGAAAACCAATCCAGAAATAATACTTGAAAAGATTGCAAAAGCAGGCCAAAAAGCTGAGATTGTATGGAGCGATCACAAACAACGCAAGAAACCTCTAGACAATCAAAGAGGACATCCGATGCAACAATGCAACAATTACCATCAACAGTATTACAATGGTCCTCCTCCTCCCTGGATGTATCAACAACCTCCACCGTATCAAAGTTATGCTCTTCCACCTCCATATCCACTTCAACTTAATCCCCCGCCGCCACTACCAGTACCAAGTGGTCCCCAGCCAAAGGAGCCTGCAGCTAAGAGTTTCCCGCCTACGCCACCTCCGCCTAAGAACTTTACTATGGGTGATTTACATCCAGGATGTGGGATCATGTGA